The genomic region GCCACCCGGACCGACCGCTCGCGGGTCTACCCGAGCGCGAACAGCTACCCGAACGGCTACCAGATGGCCAACCCCATCGCGAACGGGAGCATCGCCATCACGGTCCAGAGCGAGTACTACGACGCCTGGGGACGTCACCTCGCGAAGACCACCGGCCGTCCCGTGACGTTCGACCACGCGGCCAAGACCGCGACGGTCGATTTCAGTACCTACACGCGAAACGTCACCCGGACGACCGCGACCGTCTACCCGCCCGGACCCATCCCGGGGAAGCCGCTCGTCATGGGCGCAGTCGTCTCGCCGTTCGACGGCGGGAGCCTCACCCTCAACCACGAGTCGACGGTCGACAGCTACGACTCCTCGCTCGGGAACTACACGACCACCCGGACGACCACCGGTGAGATCTACTACGGCGGGAACGTGACGCTCAGCGGGAACGCCACGGTCGAGGGGAACGTCAACGCGAGCGGGACCGTCGACGTCGGGACCTACTCGTACATCACCGGAGACCTCGCCCACGGGTCGGGCACCGTCTCCAACGCCTCGGTCGGCGGCACCGTCAGCGACACGGGCTCGGTCCCCCTGGTCGAACCAGTCACCGACCTGGTGAACACCGAGGTCGACCGCATCGAGGCGACGAACGACAACGGCGCGACCACGGCCATCTCGGGCACCACGCTCCAGTGTGCCAGTGGCTGCACCCTGACCACCGGGGAGTACTACCTCTCCGAACTCACGCTGAAGCCCGGCGCGACGCTCGTCGTGGACACGACCGGGGGCGACGTGACCCTCGCAGTCGATGGGAACGTCTCGCTCAAGAACAACGCCCACATCGAGGTCGTCGGCTCGAACCAATTCACGGTCTACACGACCGCGAGCGCCATCACCTTCAACAGCGGGACGACCCTCACCGCACCCGAGAACCGGGCCACGCAGGTCTGGCTGTTCGGCCTACCCGGAACCGTCGTCGAGCTGAACCACGCGGGCACCTTCACCGGCGTCATCTACGTCCCCGGTGACGAGGCCAACCCGTCAGACATCCGCCTCAACAACGCCGGTGCCGTCTACGGGGCCATCGTCGGCCGGGTCACCGAGATGAACAGCGACTCGAACCTGCACTTCGACCTCGCGCTGCGTGGCGATATCGGGTCACCCGTGTTCCCCTACACCGTCACGACCACCAACGTGAGCTACGAGTTGCAGGCAGGGGCCGACGTCAGCTCGCTCATCGAGTACGTCCAGTGCACCGACCACGTCGTGACCGTCAGCTTCGACTGACAGCGACCCTACTTCTCCGCCGAGATGAAGACCTCGTGTGACTCCATCTCGCTTTTGCCCGAGAACATCTCCTTCGGCGGGCGGTCTCGGTGTGCCTCGCGGAAGTCCTCGCTCTCGGTCCACGCGTCGAACGCGTCTTCCGATTCCCAGTAGGTCAGGACGACGTACCGGTCGGCCTCGACCGGGCGCAGGACCTCCATCCGGACGAACCCCTCGCGCTGGTCGACCTTCTTGGCGCGCTTCTCGAACCGTGCCTCGAAGTCGTCTTCGTGTCCTTCCGCCACCGGGATGCGGTTCGCTACGACGAACATGAGGGACGAATCACACGAGAACAGTAATAAGATATCGGACAGGCAGCGGCCGTCGATGGGGCGCGATGCCCCGGTCGGTCAGTCCGCGCCGTGGGGCGGGACGTACCCGCAGGTGGGGCAGCGGTCCAGATACGGTTGGTGAACGATTCCGCGGCAGGTGGAACACGAAGTACGCGTCATCAGCACTCTAGGCGCGGTCCGCCAGCATAAGCTTGTCCTGTGACTGATATGTTCCCCCAGTCCACACGCTCGCACTGCCCGCGGGTCGCGGTGCCGGGGCTGGAGATGGTCGATACCGGCGCGGGGCTCACGTTCCCGAAAAGGGTGGGTCCGCTCAGGTCCAGGTGTCCGAGTCGGGACGGTGGGCGACGGCGTTCGAACCGGCAGACTGCTCGTGCATCGGCTGGTCGTCTTCGGTCGCCGTGTCGGTCTCGGCGAGGAGTTCACCGGCCCGTTCGACCCAGATCTTCGCCCGGCTCTTCGAGACGTCGACAGCCTCGGCGACGTGTTCCGGCGTCGACAGCGAGAGCCCCCGGAGCGTCTCGATGCCGACCCCACGGAGTCGGTTGGCGTAGGTCGGCCCGAGACCGTGTATCGCGGTGAGTTCGGAGAACGCCGTGGCCCGTTGTTCGTCCGTCATCTCCGACCAGTCGTCCCTGTCGGTCGCCGGTTCGTCGAACTCCATCTCGGGGCGGTCCGTGGCCGTCTCGGACTCCCCGGTCGGGCGGTGCTCGATGTCGATGCCGACGGCCTCGCCCGTCCCCTCGCTCCAGGCGACCTCGTCGTCGGTGAGCGCGTGTGTCGTCGAGACCGGCTCCTCGTGAGCGTCGAGCTGGTCGGCGACGTCGTCGGGGAGGACGAACTGCAGGTCGTCGTACGGGATGAACCCGACCACCTGTTTGCGCTTCTCGTCGGC from Haloarchaeobius sp. HME9146 harbors:
- a CDS encoding antibiotic biosynthesis monooxygenase gives rise to the protein MFVVANRIPVAEGHEDDFEARFEKRAKKVDQREGFVRMEVLRPVEADRYVVLTYWESEDAFDAWTESEDFREAHRDRPPKEMFSGKSEMESHEVFISAEK
- a CDS encoding helix-hairpin-helix domain-containing protein, with amino-acid sequence MKAITKSGVSVSCGNFKAIDEGVVLTADEKRKQVVGFIPYDDLQFVLPDDVADQLDAHEEPVSTTHALTDDEVAWSEGTGEAVGIDIEHRPTGESETATDRPEMEFDEPATDRDDWSEMTDEQRATAFSELTAIHGLGPTYANRLRGVGIETLRGLSLSTPEHVAEAVDVSKSRAKIWVERAGELLAETDTATEDDQPMHEQSAGSNAVAHRPDSDTWT